The Nodosilinea sp. PGN35 genome includes a region encoding these proteins:
- the hslO gene encoding Hsp33 family molecular chaperone HslO: protein MVDQLIRATAADGGIRVVGVITTKLTEVARQRHNLSYVATAALGRTLSAGLLLASSMKQPQGRVNIRVRGDGPLGGILVDAGMDGTARGYVDNPAVELPPNAQGKLDVGGAVGRQGYVYVVRDMGYGFPYSSTVELVSGEIGDDLTHYLVNSEQTPSALVLGVFVGANGVEAAGGLLLQILPRAAEDTEMVELIESRLAGLTGFTPLLRANKTLPQIFADLVGDLGLEILPETQMVQFACPCSFDRMLRALKMLGEDELQDMIEKDDGAEAICHFCNEVYHTNSDQLAQLIEDLREERQEARR, encoded by the coding sequence ATGGTAGATCAGCTGATTCGGGCTACCGCCGCCGATGGCGGTATCCGGGTGGTAGGCGTTATCACCACCAAACTCACCGAGGTGGCCCGGCAGCGCCACAACCTTTCCTACGTAGCGACCGCTGCCCTAGGACGCACGCTGTCGGCGGGGCTGCTGCTGGCCTCCAGTATGAAGCAACCCCAGGGCCGAGTTAACATTCGAGTGCGAGGCGACGGCCCCCTGGGCGGCATTTTAGTTGATGCTGGCATGGATGGCACTGCCCGTGGCTATGTGGACAATCCCGCCGTGGAGCTGCCCCCCAACGCCCAGGGCAAGCTAGATGTCGGCGGGGCCGTAGGCCGCCAGGGCTACGTTTACGTAGTGCGCGACATGGGCTACGGCTTTCCCTACTCCAGCACCGTTGAGCTGGTGTCGGGGGAAATTGGCGATGACCTCACCCACTACCTGGTGAACTCGGAGCAAACCCCCTCGGCCCTGGTGCTCGGTGTATTCGTGGGGGCAAATGGGGTAGAAGCAGCTGGGGGCCTGCTGCTGCAAATTTTGCCCCGCGCCGCCGAAGACACAGAAATGGTAGAGCTAATTGAAAGTCGCCTGGCGGGGCTAACCGGTTTTACCCCGCTGCTGCGGGCCAACAAAACCCTGCCCCAGATTTTTGCCGATCTGGTGGGCGATCTGGGCCTAGAAATTTTGCCCGAAACCCAGATGGTGCAGTTTGCCTGCCCCTGCTCCTTCGATCGCATGCTGCGCGCCCTCAAAATGCTGGGCGAAGACGAGCTGCAAGACATGATCGAAAAGGACGACGGTGCCGAAGCCATCTGCCACTTCTGCAACGAGGTCTACCACACCAACAGCGATCAGCTGGCCCAGCTGATTGAAGACCTGAGGGAGGAACGGCAGGAGGCGAGACGCTGA
- a CDS encoding NUDIX domain-containing protein: MAKKSAGLLMYRTQARQLEVLLVHSGGPYWANRRWQAWTIPKGEIDPGEDTFEAAKREFFEETGQFPVGDFRPLQPVRQAGGKLVFAWAFEGNFNPAHLRSNTFVLEWPPNSGLLREFPEVDQAAWFDLEEAKKRIIKAQGLFLEELVQLLAPLASPYLPPAPARQE; encoded by the coding sequence ATGGCAAAAAAAAGCGCAGGGCTACTCATGTATCGAACCCAGGCTCGCCAGCTGGAGGTGCTGCTAGTGCACTCTGGCGGGCCCTACTGGGCCAATCGCCGCTGGCAAGCCTGGACAATTCCCAAGGGTGAAATTGACCCTGGGGAAGACACCTTTGAGGCGGCCAAGCGCGAATTTTTTGAAGAAACCGGCCAGTTTCCCGTCGGCGACTTTCGACCGCTCCAGCCCGTGCGCCAGGCCGGAGGCAAGCTGGTATTTGCCTGGGCCTTTGAGGGCAACTTCAACCCCGCCCATCTCCGCAGCAACACCTTCGTACTGGAGTGGCCGCCCAACTCCGGCCTGCTGCGCGAGTTTCCCGAGGTCGATCAGGCCGCCTGGTTTGACCTAGAAGAGGCTAAGAAACGCATCATCAAAGCCCAGGGGCTCTTTCTCGAAGAGTTGGTGCAGCTACTAGCCCCTCTAGCGTCTCCCTACCTCCCCCCGGCACCCGCTAGGCAGGAGTAG
- a CDS encoding zinc ribbon domain-containing protein, with protein MPYQYDLGPGQKIYLDNPGPLTVITLACSGPGQQQQSSSQTHTGRWIEVPQVARVASGVLLHCVTDRGSYSWQVQGTHIGMAPAAAWAAAQGTPMQPAETSPTAMAPMQPMTPMQPMTPMQPMEPMSPLTLGSMEMSANPMTMRMGNMTLGSEAAIASPQQSSPHNFCTQCGAAVAEGDRYCGSCGHPRQ; from the coding sequence ATGCCCTATCAATACGACCTTGGCCCCGGCCAAAAGATATATCTTGACAACCCCGGCCCGCTCACGGTCATTACCCTGGCGTGCAGTGGGCCAGGACAGCAGCAGCAGTCCAGCAGCCAGACTCACACGGGTCGGTGGATCGAGGTGCCCCAGGTGGCCAGGGTAGCCAGCGGCGTCCTCCTGCACTGCGTTACCGATCGGGGCAGCTATAGCTGGCAGGTGCAAGGCACCCACATTGGGATGGCACCTGCCGCCGCATGGGCAGCAGCCCAGGGGACGCCCATGCAGCCCGCTGAGACCAGCCCTACTGCCATGGCCCCAATGCAGCCCATGACTCCAATGCAGCCCATGACTCCAATGCAGCCCATGGAACCTATGAGCCCTCTGACCCTGGGCTCCATGGAGATGTCGGCCAACCCGATGACTATGCGCATGGGCAATATGACCCTAGGGTCAGAGGCTGCGATCGCCAGCCCCCAGCAATCTAGCCCTCACAACTTTTGTACCCAGTGTGGGGCAGCGGTGGCGGAGGGCGATCGCTATTGCGGCAGCTGTGGCCACCCACGGCAGTAG
- the aqpZ gene encoding aquaporin Z, protein MPLTKRCVAEFFGTLWLVLGGCGSAVLAGQFLDGSGAFDLGIGFLGVSLAFGLTVLTMAYAIGHISGCHLNPAVSFGLWAGGRFPSSELLPYIVAQVLGGILGAGIIYIIASGQPGFAIDPSVGNPLATNGFGVHSPGGFSLLACFICEVVMTFFFLMIILGATDFRAPVGLAPVAIGLALTLIHLISIPVTNTSVNPARSTGPALFVGGPLFGQLWLFWVAPILGALLAGWFYATFFADDSERAARVEQPKTVV, encoded by the coding sequence ATGCCTCTTACAAAGCGTTGTGTGGCTGAGTTTTTTGGGACGCTGTGGCTCGTATTGGGTGGCTGCGGCAGTGCCGTACTGGCTGGTCAGTTTTTAGATGGCAGCGGTGCCTTTGACTTAGGCATTGGCTTTTTGGGTGTGTCGTTAGCGTTTGGTTTGACGGTGTTGACTATGGCCTACGCCATCGGCCACATTTCGGGCTGTCACCTCAATCCGGCTGTATCCTTTGGGCTTTGGGCTGGGGGGCGGTTCCCCAGCAGCGAACTGCTGCCCTATATTGTGGCCCAGGTATTGGGCGGTATCTTGGGGGCTGGCATTATCTACATCATCGCCAGTGGCCAACCCGGTTTCGCCATTGATCCCTCGGTAGGTAATCCCCTGGCCACCAACGGATTTGGAGTCCATTCCCCCGGCGGATTTAGCCTTTTGGCCTGCTTCATCTGCGAAGTGGTCATGACCTTCTTCTTCTTGATGATCATCCTGGGGGCTACTGACTTCCGCGCGCCAGTGGGGCTGGCTCCGGTGGCGATTGGCCTGGCGCTAACGCTAATTCACTTGATTAGCATTCCGGTGACCAATACCTCAGTGAATCCGGCTCGCAGCACTGGCCCAGCTCTGTTTGTGGGCGGCCCGTTGTTTGGCCAACTGTGGCTGTTCTGGGTAGCACCTATTTTGGGTGCCCTACTGGCCGGGTGGTTCTATGCCACCTTCTTTGCCGATGACAGCGAAAGAGCCGCTCGGGTTGAACAGCCCAAGACTGTGGTCTAA
- the glgX gene encoding glycogen debranching protein GlgX, producing MGMQVWPGRPHPLGATWDGTGTNFALFSENATGVELCLFDTANQETRLPLTEVDNYVWHGYLVGVGPGQRYGFRVQGPHAPKAGKRFNAYKLLIDPYAKALDGDVQFCPAIFSYDLAATNDLEHLDLSFSEVDSAPFIPKAVVVDPSFDWEGDRPLDTPWHRTIIYETHVKGLTQCHPEVPEPLRGTYAGLAHPAVIDHLRTLGITAVELLPVHHFHAYPGHLANTGLRNYWGYDSLNYFAPYGGYSSAGQTGGQVNEFKQMVKALHRAGIEVILDVVYNHTGEGSHLGPTLSLRGIDNAAYYRLVEDAPRYYMDFTGCGNSLNVRHPQILKLIMDSLRYWVLEMHVDGFRFDLASALARELYEVDSLAAFFDIIHQDPVLSTIKLIAEPWDLGEGGYQVGNFPLLWSEWNGKYRDSMRDFWRDHDCRLGEFAFRITGSSDLYQVNGKRPHASINFITCHDGFTLRDLVSYNEKHNLANHENNRDGESYNRSWNCGAEGETDDPAILALRHKQQRNLLATLLLSQGVPMLLGGDELNRTQQGNNNTYCQDSELSWFDWNLTQAGRELLAFTRQVVQLRQNHPAFARRHWFQGREIHGSGVHDIGWYNPDGSEITTDQWHGDAAKAIAVFLNGEELMSFEAQGQRLVDDSFLLFFNAQPDPQDFFVPPLPKKEPWSLVLNTDCPTGFVDDQRLYGPGDAIAVADFSLVALTSPRAKTAVG from the coding sequence ATGGGAATGCAAGTCTGGCCGGGTCGTCCCCATCCCCTGGGTGCCACCTGGGATGGCACAGGTACCAACTTCGCCCTGTTTTCGGAGAATGCTACAGGGGTTGAGCTCTGCCTGTTTGACACAGCCAACCAGGAAACTCGCCTGCCCCTGACGGAGGTTGACAACTATGTTTGGCATGGCTATCTGGTGGGGGTAGGGCCTGGGCAGCGCTACGGCTTTCGGGTACAGGGGCCCCACGCTCCCAAGGCTGGGAAGCGCTTTAACGCCTACAAACTGCTGATCGATCCCTACGCTAAGGCGCTAGACGGCGACGTTCAGTTTTGCCCGGCTATTTTTAGCTACGACCTGGCGGCCACAAACGACCTCGAACACCTCGATTTATCGTTTTCTGAGGTCGATAGCGCCCCGTTCATACCCAAGGCGGTGGTGGTTGACCCCAGCTTTGACTGGGAGGGCGATCGCCCCCTCGATACCCCCTGGCATCGCACCATCATCTACGAAACCCACGTCAAAGGTCTCACCCAGTGCCACCCAGAGGTGCCCGAGCCGCTGCGGGGCACCTACGCCGGGCTGGCCCACCCGGCGGTGATTGACCATCTCAGGACCCTGGGCATTACCGCCGTGGAGCTGCTGCCCGTTCACCATTTTCACGCCTACCCAGGGCACCTAGCCAACACGGGGTTGCGCAACTATTGGGGCTACGACTCGCTCAACTACTTCGCCCCCTACGGCGGCTACAGCAGCGCCGGGCAAACCGGCGGGCAGGTCAACGAGTTCAAGCAGATGGTTAAAGCCCTGCACAGGGCCGGCATTGAGGTGATTTTAGATGTGGTCTACAACCACACGGGCGAAGGCAGCCACCTGGGGCCAACCCTGAGCCTGCGCGGCATCGACAACGCCGCCTACTACCGGCTGGTCGAAGACGCCCCCCGCTACTACATGGACTTCACCGGCTGCGGCAATTCTCTCAACGTGCGCCATCCTCAGATTCTTAAGCTGATTATGGATAGCCTGCGCTACTGGGTGCTGGAGATGCACGTGGATGGCTTTCGCTTTGACCTGGCCTCGGCCCTGGCGCGAGAACTGTACGAGGTAGACAGTCTGGCGGCTTTCTTTGACATTATCCACCAGGATCCGGTGCTCTCCACCATTAAGCTGATTGCCGAACCCTGGGATCTGGGGGAGGGGGGCTATCAGGTGGGCAACTTTCCGCTGCTGTGGTCAGAGTGGAACGGCAAGTACCGGGACTCGATGCGCGATTTCTGGCGTGACCACGACTGTCGCCTGGGCGAGTTTGCCTTTCGCATTACCGGTAGCTCAGATCTGTATCAGGTCAACGGCAAGCGCCCCCACGCCAGCATCAACTTCATTACCTGCCACGATGGCTTTACCCTGCGGGATTTGGTCAGCTACAACGAGAAGCACAATCTGGCCAACCACGAAAACAACCGCGATGGCGAGAGCTACAACCGCTCCTGGAACTGCGGTGCCGAGGGCGAAACCGATGACCCGGCCATTCTCGCCCTGCGGCACAAGCAGCAGCGCAATTTGCTGGCCACGCTGCTGCTGTCCCAGGGAGTGCCGATGCTGCTCGGCGGCGATGAGCTAAACCGCACTCAGCAGGGCAACAACAACACTTACTGCCAAGACAGCGAACTGTCGTGGTTTGACTGGAACCTGACCCAGGCGGGGCGTGAGTTGTTGGCCTTTACCCGTCAGGTGGTGCAGCTCCGGCAAAACCACCCTGCTTTTGCCCGCCGCCACTGGTTTCAGGGGCGCGAAATTCACGGTTCTGGGGTGCACGATATTGGCTGGTACAATCCTGACGGCAGCGAAATTACTACCGATCAGTGGCACGGTGATGCGGCTAAGGCGATCGCCGTATTTCTCAACGGCGAAGAGCTGATGAGTTTTGAGGCCCAGGGGCAACGGCTCGTAGACGACAGCTTTTTGCTGTTCTTCAATGCTCAGCCCGATCCCCAGGATTTTTTCGTTCCTCCCTTGCCGAAAAAAGAGCCGTGGTCACTGGTGTTAAACACCGATTGCCCCACTGGCTTTGTGGACGATCAGCGTCTCTATGGGCCGGGGGATGCGATCGCGGTGGCTGATTTTTCTCTGGTAGCGCTCACCAGCCCCCGCGCCAAAACGGCGGTGGGCTAA
- a CDS encoding MGMT family protein has product MLTYERIYAIVRQIPRGQVATYGQVAELAGLVGKPRLVGYALYRVDMAHDDVPWQRVINARGEVSESPRRNGTDYLQRAILEDEGIEFNSRGRIDLGRYKWCPPDSVIEQALAAFRENSG; this is encoded by the coding sequence ATGCTGACCTACGAACGCATCTATGCCATAGTTCGCCAAATTCCTCGGGGCCAAGTTGCTACCTACGGTCAGGTTGCCGAACTGGCTGGGTTAGTCGGCAAACCTCGTCTGGTGGGCTATGCCCTCTACCGAGTCGATATGGCCCACGACGATGTGCCCTGGCAGCGAGTGATCAACGCCAGGGGTGAAGTGTCTGAGTCGCCCCGACGCAACGGTACCGACTACCTTCAGCGCGCCATTCTGGAGGACGAAGGCATTGAATTTAATTCGCGGGGCCGGATTGACCTGGGACGATACAAATGGTGCCCGCCCGATAGCGTAATCGAGCAGGCACTGGCAGCATTTAGAGAAAACTCAGGCTAG
- a CDS encoding 30S ribosomal protein S1 yields the protein MLNQDVKDADIGFTHEDFAALLDKYDYHFNPGDTVSGTVFSLEPRGALIDIGAKTAAYLPIQEMSINRVDHPEEVLRSNETREFFILTDENEDGQLTLSIRRIEYMRAWERVRQLQQEDATVRSGVFATNRGGALVRIEGLRGFIPGSHISTRKPKEDLVGEDLPLKFLEVDEERNRLVLSHRRALVERKMNGLQVGEVVLGAVRGLKPYGAFIDIGGVSGLLHISEISHDHIDTPHSVLNVNDEIKVMIIDLDAERGRISLSTKQLEPEPGDMVKNPDLVYDKAEEMAAKYREAMRRQAAEQAGELLDEPEDVYVEDEEVAVAVD from the coding sequence ATGCTCAATCAGGACGTAAAGGACGCTGACATCGGGTTTACACACGAAGACTTTGCCGCACTTTTAGACAAGTACGACTATCACTTCAACCCAGGCGATACGGTCTCTGGTACCGTATTTAGCCTTGAACCTAGGGGCGCCCTGATTGATATCGGTGCTAAAACCGCCGCCTATCTGCCCATCCAGGAAATGTCGATCAACCGGGTTGATCATCCTGAAGAGGTGCTGCGCTCCAACGAAACCCGCGAGTTTTTTATTCTCACCGACGAGAACGAAGACGGTCAGCTGACCCTCTCCATTCGCCGCATCGAGTACATGCGCGCTTGGGAGCGGGTGCGCCAGCTTCAGCAGGAAGACGCTACGGTGCGCTCTGGAGTGTTTGCCACCAACCGGGGCGGTGCCCTGGTGCGCATTGAGGGCCTGCGCGGCTTCATCCCCGGTTCCCACATCAGCACCCGCAAACCAAAGGAAGACCTGGTGGGCGAAGATCTGCCCCTCAAGTTCCTGGAGGTCGATGAAGAGCGCAACCGCCTGGTGCTCAGCCATCGCCGCGCCCTGGTTGAGCGCAAGATGAATGGCTTGCAGGTGGGCGAAGTGGTGCTGGGTGCCGTGCGCGGTCTCAAGCCCTACGGTGCTTTCATCGACATCGGCGGCGTCAGCGGTCTGCTGCACATCTCCGAGATTTCCCACGACCACATCGACACGCCCCACAGCGTGCTCAATGTCAACGACGAAATCAAGGTCATGATTATCGACCTTGACGCCGAACGGGGCCGCATTTCCCTCTCGACCAAACAGCTGGAGCCCGAGCCCGGCGATATGGTGAAAAACCCCGATCTGGTCTACGACAAGGCTGAGGAAATGGCCGCCAAGTACCGTGAGGCTATGCGCCGCCAGGCTGCTGAGCAGGCCGGTGAGCTCCTAGATGAACCCGAAGACGTCTACGTCGAAGACGAGGAAGTGGCGGTGGCCGTTGACTAG
- the nrdR gene encoding transcriptional regulator NrdR, whose protein sequence is MHCPFCQHLNNRVLESRSAEAGRSIRRRRECLRCERRFTTYERIEYVPVTVIKRSADRELFERSKVLRGIVRACEKTSVSSLAMEAIVDDIEAELQQRATREVTSAEIGEMVLAKLQAINEVAFVRFASVYRQFQGIRDFAETLSQLQDDRGDRPMDSAETEQPSSYVISAPSL, encoded by the coding sequence ATGCATTGCCCGTTTTGTCAGCATCTCAACAATCGAGTGTTAGAGTCGCGATCGGCGGAGGCCGGACGCAGCATTCGCAGGCGGCGGGAGTGCTTGCGGTGCGAGCGCCGGTTCACCACCTATGAGCGCATTGAGTATGTGCCCGTAACGGTGATCAAACGCAGCGCAGACCGTGAACTGTTTGAGCGATCTAAGGTGCTGCGGGGCATAGTGCGCGCCTGCGAAAAAACATCGGTGTCTTCATTGGCAATGGAGGCGATCGTCGATGACATTGAAGCTGAACTTCAGCAGCGCGCTACCCGGGAGGTGACCAGCGCCGAAATTGGAGAGATGGTGCTGGCTAAACTCCAGGCGATCAACGAGGTGGCCTTTGTGCGGTTTGCCTCAGTGTACCGGCAGTTTCAGGGCATTCGCGACTTTGCCGAAACCCTGAGCCAGCTTCAAGACGATCGAGGCGATCGGCCCATGGATAGTGCCGAAACCGAGCAGCCATCGAGCTACGTAATTTCTGCCCCATCGCTGTAA
- a CDS encoding photosystem II reaction center protein T produces MEAVAYIFIFACIIGTLFFAIAFREPPRISKD; encoded by the coding sequence ATGGAAGCTGTCGCTTACATTTTCATTTTCGCCTGCATTATTGGCACGCTGTTTTTTGCGATCGCCTTTCGCGAACCCCCCCGTATTTCGAAGGACTAA
- the psbB gene encoding photosystem II chlorophyll-binding protein CP47: MGLPWYRVHTVVVNDPGRLIAVHLMHTALVAGWAGSMALFELSTFDPSDPVLNPMWRQGMFVLPFMARLGVTESWGGWSVTGASAVNPGFWSFEGVAAAHIVLSGLLFLAACWHWVYWDLDLFRDPRTGEPALDLPKMFGIHLFLSGLLCFGFGAFHLTGLWGPGMWVSDPYGLTGHVQGVAPEWGSAGFNPFNPGGIVAHHIAAGIVGIIAGLFHLTVRPPQRLYKALRMGNIETVLSSSIAAVFFAAFVVAGTMWYGSAATPIELFGPTRYQWDGDYFKQEIQRRVQADVNAGYSLDEAYAGIPEKLAFYDYVGNSPAKGGLFRVGPMVQGDGIAEGWLGHPVFKDKEGRELFVRRLPNFFETFPVVLVDKDGVVRADIPFRRAESKYSFEQTGVTATFYGGDLGGQTITEPALVKRYARKAQLGEPFEFDRETLGSDGVFRTSTRGWFTYGHAVFALLFFFGHIWHGARTLFRDVFAGVDPDLSAEQVEWGFFQKVGDTSTRKEETV; this comes from the coding sequence ATGGGACTACCCTGGTACCGGGTACACACGGTCGTCGTTAACGATCCCGGGCGACTGATTGCTGTACACCTAATGCATACGGCCCTGGTGGCGGGCTGGGCTGGCTCGATGGCCCTGTTTGAACTGTCCACCTTCGACCCCAGCGACCCCGTGCTAAACCCCATGTGGCGGCAGGGCATGTTTGTGCTGCCCTTCATGGCTCGTCTGGGCGTCACCGAATCGTGGGGCGGTTGGAGCGTGACGGGCGCAAGCGCCGTCAATCCCGGCTTTTGGTCTTTCGAAGGCGTGGCCGCAGCCCACATTGTGCTGTCGGGCCTGCTGTTCTTGGCCGCCTGCTGGCACTGGGTCTACTGGGATCTAGACCTGTTCCGCGATCCTCGTACCGGAGAACCGGCGCTGGATCTGCCCAAAATGTTTGGTATTCACCTGTTCCTGTCGGGGCTGCTTTGCTTCGGGTTTGGAGCTTTCCACCTGACTGGTCTCTGGGGGCCGGGCATGTGGGTGTCTGACCCCTACGGCCTCACGGGCCACGTGCAGGGAGTGGCCCCCGAATGGGGTTCGGCAGGCTTTAACCCCTTCAACCCCGGCGGTATTGTGGCCCACCACATCGCCGCTGGCATTGTGGGCATCATTGCCGGACTGTTCCACCTGACGGTACGCCCGCCCCAGCGCCTCTACAAGGCGCTGCGTATGGGTAATATCGAGACGGTGCTCTCCAGCAGTATTGCAGCGGTGTTCTTTGCGGCCTTTGTGGTGGCGGGCACCATGTGGTACGGCAGTGCCGCTACCCCCATCGAGCTGTTTGGCCCCACCCGCTACCAGTGGGATGGCGACTACTTCAAGCAGGAGATTCAGCGCCGGGTGCAGGCCGATGTCAACGCTGGCTACTCCCTCGATGAAGCCTACGCCGGTATCCCCGAAAAGCTGGCCTTCTACGACTACGTCGGCAACAGCCCGGCTAAGGGGGGCTTATTCCGGGTTGGCCCCATGGTACAGGGCGACGGTATTGCCGAGGGTTGGCTGGGTCACCCCGTCTTCAAAGATAAGGAAGGCCGCGAGCTGTTTGTGCGCCGTCTGCCCAACTTCTTTGAGACTTTCCCCGTGGTGCTGGTCGATAAAGACGGCGTCGTCCGGGCTGACATTCCCTTCCGTCGGGCTGAGTCCAAGTACAGCTTTGAGCAGACTGGCGTCACCGCTACTTTCTACGGCGGCGATCTGGGTGGTCAGACTATCACCGAGCCAGCTCTAGTCAAGCGCTACGCCCGTAAGGCGCAGCTGGGCGAGCCCTTCGAGTTCGACCGCGAAACCCTGGGTTCTGATGGGGTCTTCCGCACCAGCACTCGCGGCTGGTTCACCTACGGCCACGCGGTGTTTGCGCTGCTGTTCTTCTTTGGCCACATCTGGCACGGGGCCCGCACCCTGTTCCGCGACGTGTTTGCTGGGGTTGACCCAGACCTGTCCGCTGAGCAGGTAGAGTGGGGCTTCTTCCAGAAGGTGGGCGATACCTCCACCCGTAAAGAAGAGACGGTTTAG
- a CDS encoding 2Fe-2S iron-sulfur cluster-binding protein, protein MANVKFVNEGTEINVADGANLRFKALENRIDIYTFSGKLMNCGGYGQCGTCVVDVVEGGENLSPRTQVEERKLKKWPESCRLACQTTVHGPVAVVTKPSRKAKASAKASKSA, encoded by the coding sequence ATGGCTAATGTTAAGTTTGTTAACGAAGGCACCGAGATCAACGTTGCCGACGGGGCTAACCTGCGTTTTAAGGCCCTGGAAAACCGCATCGATATCTATACCTTTAGCGGCAAGCTAATGAACTGCGGCGGTTATGGCCAGTGCGGCACCTGCGTTGTCGATGTGGTGGAGGGGGGGGAGAACCTTTCGCCCCGCACTCAGGTAGAAGAGCGCAAGCTAAAGAAGTGGCCGGAGAGCTGTCGGCTGGCCTGCCAAACTACGGTGCATGGCCCGGTTGCAGTGGTTACAAAGCCCAGCCGCAAGGCCAAGGCATCGGCTAAGGCTTCGAAGAGCGCCTAG
- the psbM gene encoding photosystem II reaction center protein PsbM — protein MEVNKLGFVASILFVLVPTVFLLILYIQTSSKQTGS, from the coding sequence ATGGAAGTCAATAAGCTTGGTTTTGTAGCCAGCATTCTCTTTGTTCTGGTACCGACGGTTTTTCTGCTGATTCTGTACATTCAAACCTCCAGCAAGCAAACCGGATCGTAA
- a CDS encoding proteasome-type protease, whose product MTYCLGILVKEGLVLAADSRTNAGVDYISSYRKLFDFSKPGDRVILLCTSGNLSITQAVVHKLTQDIKRDAQGVSSPKQEPNLHSLPTLYDVARYLGEQIRALQEADRPWLAQDKIDFQCSFLLGGQLQGEAPELFLVYSQGNCIKATPETPFLQIGETKYGKPILDRTLGFDVPLDAVAKCALLSIDSTMRSNLSVGPPIHMAMYHTNSFEIRHRARFQAGDPYLIKMRKHWEVALREASITMPDISWNHADPLLPLGIPDPGDT is encoded by the coding sequence ATGACGTACTGTTTGGGCATATTGGTGAAGGAGGGACTGGTGCTGGCCGCCGACTCCAGGACCAATGCAGGGGTTGACTATATTTCGTCGTACCGCAAGCTGTTTGACTTTTCTAAGCCGGGCGATCGCGTCATTTTGCTCTGCACCTCGGGCAATCTGTCGATTACCCAGGCGGTGGTTCACAAGCTGACCCAGGATATTAAGCGCGATGCCCAGGGCGTCTCGTCCCCGAAGCAGGAGCCCAATCTGCACAGCCTGCCCACTCTCTACGACGTAGCCCGCTATCTGGGAGAGCAGATTCGCGCCCTTCAGGAGGCCGATCGCCCCTGGTTGGCCCAGGACAAAATTGATTTTCAGTGCAGTTTTTTGCTGGGAGGGCAGTTGCAGGGGGAGGCCCCTGAGCTGTTTTTGGTCTACAGCCAGGGCAACTGCATCAAGGCTACCCCCGAGACGCCGTTTTTGCAGATCGGCGAGACCAAATACGGCAAGCCCATCCTCGATCGCACCCTGGGGTTTGACGTGCCCCTCGACGCGGTGGCCAAGTGTGCCCTGCTGTCCATCGATTCGACCATGCGCTCGAACCTATCGGTGGGGCCCCCCATTCATATGGCCATGTACCACACCAACAGCTTTGAGATTCGCCACCGGGCCAGGTTTCAGGCTGGGGATCCCTACTTGATTAAGATGCGTAAGCATTGGGAAGTGGCTCTGCGGGAAGCCTCGATCACTATGCCTGATATTTCCTGGAACCACGCTGACCCCCTCTTGCCCCTGGGGATCCCCGACCCGGGGGACACCTAG